CCAGTGGCAGGCGACTTCCTGGCCGCTGGTCGAGGTGACGGTGACGCCCTTCTGGACGGCCGCCTTGTTGCTGATCGACTTGTCGAAGTTGATCGAGACGGGCATGCCCACGCCGACCGTGGAGCCGTCCTCCGGCGTGAAGTAGCCGAGGAAGCTGTTGCTCGGGGAGACCGTGGTGAAGGAGGCGTTCTCGTGGGCCTCCAGGCCCTTGGAGTCCTTCGCCGTGACCGCGACCTTGTAGGTCGTGGAGCGGTCCAGCTGAGCGCTGGGCTTCCAGCTGGTCTTGTCGGCGGATATCTGACCCTCGACGGCGGCGCCGTCGGCGGTCGTCATCTTCACCTCGGTGAGCGAGCCCTTGCTCACGGTGACGGCGGAGCTGTTGATGGAGGCGTTGTCGCTGCCGTCCTCTGGCGTGATCTTGATCTGCGCCTCGGAGGTCTTCTTGGCTGCCGCCTCGTCGACCTTGGACTGCGAGGTGTCGTCGTCGCTCGCGGAGGCGTCACCGCCGCTGGAGCAGGCCGAGAGGGCCAGGACACCGCCGAGCAGTGCGGACGCGACCGTCAGGCCCTTGCGCCGCCTACTGTTCGTCATCACACGCTTCTCCATACTTTCCCGAATCCCCAAAAAGCCCGAGAGTCCCCGTAAGAATCTTCAACGCTACGACCGGTTCGTCCCGTTCCCCATGCCTCGCATGTGTGGGGCACACCACGTTCGCTGTGACAGGTGGTGCGGATGTCGGTCTGTGCGCCCCATGAGACGACGAAACCCCGGGCGGCGGTTGCCGTCCGGGGTCACGAATTCCCCAAGACGTCTCAGCCGACCCGCGCGGCCCCTTCGCCGTCGAAGTCCTCTTCGCCATCATCCTCGTCGAGGTCCCAGTCCGGCGAATCCGGGTCGTACTCGATGCGCTCGCTGGACCAGGAGGCCTGGACGAGCTCGACACCGGGCACCTCGCTGACCAGGTCGAACGGATCGACCAGATACGCGACGGCCTCCGCAGTGTCTTCCGTCACAGCGCTCTCGGCATGGACCCGTTCGTCGACCGGCACGGTGCTGTCGTCGGCGATCCGCCGCAGCGCGGCCGTGGTGACGGCATCGGCGTCGTCCACTTCGAGGACGAGTTCCACGCGAAGCCGCACAAAACGTGATGTTTCTGGAGTACTCATGCGGGGAGAGTACGGCTCATTTCTCCCGTGACTTTCCCGTGACCCGCGACTTTCACTAACATCGCCCCACACGGCCAATTCGCCAGCACCACAAGGGGATCGATATTCCGTGCCCGCCGCTCACCGATCGTCGTCCACCGCACGCCGATCGCTGCTGACCGCCACCGCCGCGGGTGCCCTGCTGGGCGCCCTGTGGTTCGTCCCCTCGGCCAACGCGACCGGCGACGAGCCGGCGGGCGCCGATCCCTCGGCGACGCCCACGACGCAGGTCACCCAGCAGGCACGGGCC
The DNA window shown above is from Streptomyces chartreusis and carries:
- a CDS encoding LPXTG cell wall anchor domain-containing protein, yielding MPAAHRSSSTARRSLLTATAAGALLGALWFVPSANATGDEPAGADPSATPTTQVTQQARAASESTDGSTADDTRLADTGSFDTTPYVIGGTLFLSLGAGFIAYSVRRERLGF